A window from Dromaius novaehollandiae isolate bDroNov1 chromosome 1, bDroNov1.hap1, whole genome shotgun sequence encodes these proteins:
- the MANSC1 gene encoding MANSC domain-containing protein 1: MSPRSSCCPTHLLVIASLLAAPSQSRDCSAEKMENTIININLALSKGVRGTEPVYTSTPEACIRACCLGKKLSGDKKCNLMIFDARRTSMHPNCYLFYCPSAESCPTKPAIGLVSYKITRDSHPLEDTSFKNGYSLSLGVGAFISHSPTSHLNHTTTLQQSDFHPAAELPNYVAKHIDSSEFRIDLPNIQGAKHPESLDSTPRQKVNNLLPTKVSFTVQTGNPSTSLPTTQSSVPEPSSTTAAPLPTSVTRLQSSTNSLPTAAKPGALTTTTVTFLPKAELGSPAASIAATHVPLSGPQTSASTATATWVTTNGSTEPRQRRPATPWAPAAVSSSDTNHVTFLSSDFPLSHNESPTAFQNNRQGYEPSDSGRYLLEGLLRREDVVQLGEKSSLVAALLFGVIFLLLVIALMGKKVHESLQKRHYTRLDYLINGMYADV; encoded by the exons ATgtctcccaggagcagctgctgcccGACTCACCTACTAGTAATCGCCTCTCTGCTAGCAGCACCATCCCAAAGTCGGGACTGTTCGgcagagaaaatggaaaataccatCATCAACATAAACTTAGCTCTCTCCAAAGGTGTCAGGGGCACAGAACCAGTTTATACTTCAACCCCAGAAGCTTGCATACGTGCTTGCTGCTTGGGAAAAAAACTCTCAG GAGACAAAAAGTGTAACTTGATGATTTTCGATGCTCGAAGGACAAGCATGCATCCGAACTGCTACCTGTTTTACTGCCCTAGCGCAGAGTCCTGTCCAACGAAACCAGCAATAGGACTTGTGAGCTACAAGATAACTAGAG ACAGCCATCCTCTGGAGGATACATCCTTCAAAAATGGGTACTCTTTGTCTTTGGGTGTTGGAGCCTTTATTTCTCACAGTCCAACAAGCCATCTGAATCACACCACTACTTTGCAACAATCTGACTTTCATCCAGCAGCTGAACTCCCAAACTACGTGGCTAAGCATATAGACAGTAGTGAATTTCGTATAGATTTGCCTAACATCCAAGGGGCAAAACATCCTGAGAGCTTAGACTCCACCCCACGGCAGAAAGTAAATAACCTGCTGCCTACAAAGGTGTCTTTCACTGTTCAAACTGGAAATCCCTCCACTTCACTGCCCACGACTCAGTCCAGTGTCCCTGAACCCAGCAGTACCACCGCCGCTCCTCTGCCTACGAGTGTCACCAGGCTGCAATCCAGTACGAACTCTCTGCCAACTGCTGCTAAACCTGGTGCCCTCACCACCACTACAGTGACCTTTCTGCCTAAAGCTGAACTTGGCAGCCCAGCTGCCAGCATTGCTGCTACTCATGTTCCTctttctggcccccagacttctgCTTCTACTGCTACAGCCACATGGGTGACCACAAATGGCAGCACTGAGCCAAGGCAGAGAAGGCCAGCCACCCCTTGGGCACCAGCAGCTGTCTCTTCCAGTGACACCAACCATGTCACCTTCCTCTCTTCAGATTTCCCTCTGTCTCATAATGAGTCCCCCACGGCTTTCCAAAACAACCGTCAAGGTTATGAGCCATCTGATTCAGGGAGATACTTGCTGGAGGGCCTTCTGAGGCGGGAAGATGTtgttcagctgggagaaaaaAGCAGCCTTGTAGCAGCTTTACTTTTTGGGGTGATATTCTTGTTATTAGTTATTGCACTGATGGGGAAGAAAGTCCACGAATCGCTTCAGAAGAGACATTATACAAGGCTGGATTACTTGATTAATGGAATGTATGCGGATGTGtga